One window of Pseudomonas urmiensis genomic DNA carries:
- a CDS encoding cysteine hydrolase family protein has translation MSVPTTMFRLSGRDYPPAKLGNASLIIIDAQKEYLSGPLALSGMDEAVANIARLLDAARKAGRPIIHVRHLGTVGGLFDPQGPRGEFIEGLEPRGDEIIIEKRMPNAFKNTKLHETLQDKGHLDLIVCGFMSHSSVSTTVRRAKDYGYRCTLVEDASATRDLAFKDGVIPAAQIHQCEMAVMADNFACVAPTASLV, from the coding sequence ATGTCCGTTCCAACCACGATGTTCCGCCTCAGTGGCCGCGACTACCCGCCGGCCAAGCTGGGCAACGCCAGCCTGATCATCATCGATGCGCAGAAGGAGTACCTCAGCGGTCCCCTGGCGCTGTCGGGCATGGACGAGGCCGTGGCCAACATCGCCAGGTTGCTCGACGCCGCGCGTAAAGCCGGTCGCCCGATCATCCACGTCCGTCACCTAGGTACCGTTGGCGGCCTGTTCGACCCACAGGGCCCGCGCGGCGAATTCATCGAAGGCCTTGAGCCGCGTGGTGATGAAATCATCATCGAAAAGCGCATGCCCAACGCCTTCAAGAACACCAAGCTGCACGAAACCCTGCAGGACAAAGGCCACCTGGACCTGATCGTCTGCGGCTTCATGAGCCACTCCAGCGTCAGCACCACCGTGCGCCGCGCCAAGGACTATGGTTATCGTTGCACGCTGGTCGAGGATGCTTCGGCAACCCGCGACCTGGCGTTCAAGGATGGCGTGATTCCTGCCGCGCAGATCCACCAGTGCGAAATGGCCGTGATGGCCGACAACTTCGCCTGCGTCGCCCCAACCGCCAGCCTGGTCTGA
- a CDS encoding alpha/beta fold hydrolase, whose protein sequence is MMLRFAALLLLFCTTFANAAAPTVLQRPIDLDTGQGVLHGSLLLPQQDTPPPVVLIIAGSGPTDRDGNNPAGGRIDNLKRLALLLAGEHIASVRFDKRGVAASQPATPDERELSVERYVADTVAWSRKLQADPRFGPLILLGHSEGALIATLAAEQAGASAVITVAGSGRPVAQVLREQLAQRLPAAQLARGNALIDRLQAGQTSLDVPPALREVFRPSVQPYLISLLRQDPAGAFGQLQVPALIIQGRNDVQVDVADAERLQAAKPDAQLALIDGMNHMLRISPRAMSGQRESYQNPELPLARELGQRIVAFIRQLPQA, encoded by the coding sequence ATGATGCTGCGCTTCGCCGCCTTGTTGCTGCTGTTCTGCACCACCTTCGCCAATGCTGCCGCCCCCACCGTCCTGCAACGTCCGATCGACTTGGACACCGGCCAGGGCGTGCTGCACGGCAGCCTGCTATTGCCCCAGCAGGACACCCCGCCGCCAGTGGTATTGATCATCGCCGGCTCCGGTCCAACCGACCGCGACGGCAACAACCCTGCCGGCGGGCGAATCGACAACCTCAAGCGACTGGCCTTGCTGCTGGCCGGCGAGCACATCGCTAGTGTGCGCTTCGACAAACGCGGGGTTGCCGCCAGCCAGCCGGCAACCCCGGACGAGCGCGAACTGAGCGTCGAGCGCTACGTTGCAGACACCGTGGCCTGGAGCCGCAAACTTCAGGCCGATCCGCGTTTTGGCCCATTGATTTTGCTCGGCCACAGTGAAGGTGCGCTGATCGCCACCCTGGCCGCCGAACAAGCCGGCGCCAGCGCCGTCATCACTGTCGCCGGCAGCGGCCGGCCAGTGGCGCAGGTGCTGCGCGAGCAACTGGCGCAACGCCTGCCAGCGGCGCAACTGGCGCGCGGCAACGCCTTGATCGACCGCCTGCAAGCCGGCCAGACCAGCCTGGATGTGCCGCCAGCACTGCGCGAAGTGTTCCGCCCTTCGGTGCAGCCCTACCTGATCTCGTTGCTGCGCCAGGATCCGGCCGGCGCCTTCGGCCAGCTCCAAGTGCCTGCCCTGATCATCCAGGGGCGCAACGATGTGCAAGTGGACGTGGCCGATGCCGAGCGCTTGCAGGCGGCCAAGCCCGATGCCCAGCTGGCGCTGATCGATGGCATGAACCACATGCTGCGTATCAGTCCGCGCGCCATGAGCGGCCAGCGTGAGAGCTATCAGAATCCTGAGCTGCCGCTGGCGCGCGAACTGGGCCAACGGATCGTCGCTTTCATTCGCCAATTGCCGCAGGCGTAG
- the prmB gene encoding 50S ribosomal protein L3 N(5)-glutamine methyltransferase, which yields MITSRLRTLRDYIRWAVSRFHEHELFFGHGADNAWDEARLLVLGAVHLPWEVADSYLDCQLEDDERVRLQHLLKRRIEERVPTAYLLGEAWFCGMSFLVDERVLVPRSPIGELIEKRFEPWLAQEPARILDLCTGSGCIGIVAAEVFPEAQVVLADLSFDALEVANQNIERHGLDERVFTVQGDGFAGLPGQRFDLILSNPPYVDAEDFADMPAEYQHEPELGLACGNDGLDLVRRMLAEAADHLTEKGLLIVEVGNSQVHVETLYPEVDFAWLEFERGGHGVFMLTAEQCRQHQELFSSRV from the coding sequence GTGATCACATCCCGCCTGCGCACCCTGCGCGACTACATCCGCTGGGCAGTCAGCCGCTTCCACGAGCATGAGCTGTTCTTCGGCCACGGTGCCGACAACGCCTGGGACGAGGCCCGCCTGCTGGTGCTGGGCGCCGTGCACCTGCCATGGGAGGTGGCCGACAGCTACCTGGATTGCCAGCTCGAGGATGACGAGCGAGTGCGTCTGCAGCATCTGCTCAAGCGCCGCATCGAAGAGCGCGTGCCCACCGCCTACCTGCTCGGCGAGGCCTGGTTTTGCGGTATGTCGTTCCTGGTCGATGAGCGTGTGCTGGTGCCGCGTTCGCCGATTGGCGAGCTGATCGAAAAACGTTTCGAGCCGTGGCTGGCGCAAGAGCCGGCCCGCATTCTTGACCTGTGCACGGGCTCCGGCTGCATCGGTATCGTTGCCGCCGAGGTGTTCCCTGAGGCGCAAGTGGTATTGGCCGATTTGTCGTTCGACGCGCTGGAAGTGGCCAACCAGAACATCGAACGCCATGGTCTGGATGAGCGGGTGTTCACCGTGCAGGGCGATGGCTTCGCTGGGTTGCCGGGGCAGCGCTTCGACTTGATCCTGTCCAACCCGCCGTATGTCGATGCCGAAGATTTTGCCGACATGCCGGCCGAATACCAGCATGAGCCGGAGCTGGGTTTGGCGTGCGGTAACGATGGCCTGGACCTGGTACGGCGGATGTTGGCCGAGGCGGCTGATCACCTGACCGAGAAAGGCTTGCTGATCGTCGAGGTGGGCAACAGCCAGGTGCATGTCGAGACGCTGTACCCGGAAGTCGATTTTGCCTGGCTGGAGTTCGAGCGCGGCGGCCATGGGGTGTTCATGTTGACGGCTGAGCAGTGCCGCCAGCATCAGGAGCTGTTCAGCTCGCGCGTCTGA